A portion of the Toxotes jaculatrix isolate fToxJac2 chromosome 16, fToxJac2.pri, whole genome shotgun sequence genome contains these proteins:
- the alpk2 gene encoding alpha-protein kinase 2 isoform X2, with product MDPSLLCTDDQTQSLAPLTDSQTGDLDALSLLHSPTENILSAYETGTETVPDLSDSTDKSTEALSNVSKFLSQDKSTDSDCLKLSSSSYKMAECLSLCSEPVPKDNDLRVRAYFGSSEPILPLLPHLSREAFSESYIKQEPSLSFAHIQDNTTPEPSGTMSSISEGLMKLSSTEPLSRLSFRSEHNPATYLLRSLSPDSDSLESDTAVAPVSDLYIFETETQDFILSPNVDPPEIKSPECQPSSHTEGKKTHHDCETHVPMCDSADVLTKCHYNSTEEQALVDYESDVGQHIGLRPPAVDACEASLMPVNDAGQEKAEITGLTPQARQSDSPVELWLDACQYLAGEDTEDRDILGETSLCVMQGGLSATSDLSFLSGETQGSGYNPEGSEGIGWSCEDTRGWGPPVERWSSVDSWASALSDWTGIITAPPEDITAAFTEIGAEIDALTKALAEVNTNTDTETSKEGQSQETVVQVQSQPPMGVQGQPLEAQNIPESSVISGQSCLSLGLEVGGTEIQDREGSQSFESLCDSTLTTQEEKELEETQMGQAESFICPIHPHSSMGAMVASPGAYGADVTGVTLIPGSTSCADVNLSEFGGYVESLETDIFSCNEDPIILNIVEDTDLEEENAPAELMTGEPSGDGLCEVTDEHSISQSGSVAEQEAKICCGLTKFDGEGTDSSADPHFLTTHTLTDSHVPGVDTQPGLHVKVHTHVSPDTLPDLDGACQVEPQWGSPKFIMPLAPLSIGSSLVCQTSSGLEGDQICAKRSFNDNRDLSCDHVQPCVLWPTSDGITDKPFLEGDEELNHKKDNTVNSDEKSSPEGQLDFHTGNTSECFFHERKTIIEEINDLSRELSNLAHVPADHFFISEKNRVAFITLELNDPFVSRPAKPIASAVPSEKAELNQRTAEKMPHKTHKSSEGKTRSKKDKSAGHHHGAQASKKQEILSHHVSAQQTCKEQEIHPLTGENHISENTPAGFEDSQAKLGVETSVSAERAPGKPHGKKKKKHGQNATALKSVGEPLVEVENGAKQKTAKGRIDMFEAKFGAKAETTQKDSDRSGGAEKKSQQLEAKTSEGKQPAHHAEHKDHQPKNLTGPLSDDVIKRRRLSEDKFGKIVSVLESKLPKTDVSVKVKAEEPKAEAEATRKKAYSEVVKQKIPPKGDLKVVQPIQAASVSGDPQSLCLWCQFAAVFSDYTVTWSREGGVLAEIKRSAGDESRVSLTISNASHKDLGKYQCRLSSLHGSVTLDYLLTYEVLSEIVIPPSPKTIPSAPIEVESEEEDVHCSRLMFKDDFLSDQYFGDKHPVSIITEKVHFGEGMHRRAFRTKLHAGQMPLLLPGHSCVLKVHNAISYGTRNNDELVQKNFTLAVEECQVQNTAREYIKAYTAAAQSTEAFGDVPEIIPIYLVHRPSNNIPYATLEEELIGDFVKYSVKDGKEINLLRRDSEAGQKCCAFQHWVYHNTEGNLLVTDMQGVGMRLTDVGIATYIRASKETVPPPSLTSSRPCTSAIDTVRSWASNPCSLKPKNLCLVQNPNPNLLLHRRKKPLGQQ from the exons ATGGATCCGTCACTCCTTTGCACGGATGACCAAACCCAGTCACTGGCACCTctcacagacagtcagacaggggATTTAGACGCTCTTTCTCTTTTACACAGTCCTACAGAAAACATACTGTCTGCATACGAGACAGGAACAGAGACTGTGCCAGATCTCTCAGACTCTACAGACAAATCCACAGAGGCTTTATCAAATGTTTCCAAATTCCTCTCTCAGGACAAAAGCACTGACTCAGACTGTTTAAAGCTTTCGTCATCCAGCTATAAAATGGCAGAGTGTTTGTCACTTTGCTCAGAGCCTGTGCCAAAGGATAATGATCTCAGGGTTCGTGCCTATTTTGGCTCATCAGAACCTATATTACCTCTTTTACCTCATCTCTCACGTGAAGCTTTCTCAGAGTCTTATATCAAACAAGAGCCATCCCTCTCCTTTGCTCACATTCAAGACAATACTACGCCAGAACCTTCTGGGACCATGTCATCTATTTCTGAGGGTTTGATGAAGCTGTCTTCCACTGAGCCTCTCTCCAGGCTCAGCTTCAGATCTGAACACAATCCAGCCACTTATCTATTAAGGTCGTTATCACCTGACTCAGATAGTTTAGAGAGTGATACTGCTGTGGCACCTGTGTCAGACCTTTATATCTTTGAGACTGAGACACAGGACTTTATCCTGAGCCCTAATGTAGATCCCCCTGAGATTAAAAGTCCTGAATGCCAGCCATCGTCACATactgaaggaaaaaagacaCATCATGACTGTGAGACACATGTCCCGATGTGTGATTCAGCAGAcgtgctgacaaaatgtcattaCAATTCTACTGAGGAACAAGCTTTGGTGGACTATGAGTCAGACGTGGGCCAACATATAGGACTAAGGCCACCTGCTGTGGATGCCTGTGAGGCGAGCTTGATGCCAGTAAATGATGCGGGACAAGAGAAAGCAGAAATCACTGGTTTAACCCCCCAAGCACGACAGAGCGATAGCCCTGTCGAGCTGTGGCTGGATGCATGCCAGTATCTTGCAGGTGAGGATACAGAAGATAGGGATATTTTGGGTGAGACTAGTCTTTGTGTGATGCAAGGAGGACTCTCAGCCACCAGTGATTTATCTTTTCTCTCAGGAGAGACACAAGGGTCAGGTTACAACCCTGAAGGTAGCGAGGGGATTGGCTGGTCCTGCGAAGACACCAGGGGCTGGGGGCCACCGGTTGAGAGGTGGTCATCAGTAGACAGCTGGGCAAGCGCACTCTCAGACTGGACTGGGATCATCACAGCTCCACCGGAGGACATCACTGCTGCCTTCACGGAGATAGGTGCTGAGATAGATGCTTTGACAAAGGCACTAGCAGAGGTAAAtaccaacacagacacagagacctCTAAAGAAGGACAGAGTCAGGAGACAGTGGTACAGGTGCAATCGCAGCCACCCATGGGTGTCCAGGGTCAGCCTCTGGAGGCACAAAATATCCCAGAGAGCTCTGTCATCTCTGGGCAGAGTTGCCTCTCTTTGGGCCTCGAAGTTGGAGGAACTGAGATCCAAGACAGAGAGGGCTCCCAAAGTTTTGAATCTTTGTGTGATTCAACGCTTACCacacaagaagaaaaggagCTGGAAGAGACCCAGATGGGCCAGGCTGAGTCCTTCATATGCCCCATTCACCCGCACTCATCCATGGGTGCTATGGTGGCCTCTCCTGGAGCATACGGTGCAGATGTGACTGGAGTTACACTGATCCCTGGATCTACTTCCTGTGCTGATGTGAACCTTTCTGAGTTTGGTGGATATGTCGAGTCCCTGGAGACAGACATTTTCAGCTGCAATGAAGATCCAATCATACTGAATATAGTAGAGGATACAGATTTGGAGGAAGAGAATGCACCTGCAGAGCTAATGACTGGGGAG ccctCTGGAGATGGACTGTGTGAAGTGACAGATGAACACAGTATCTCCCAGTCGGGCTCGGTGGCTGAGCAGGAAGCTAAAATTTGCTGTGGGCTTACCAAGTTCGATGGTGAAGGGACCGACTCTTCAGCAGATCCTCATTTCCTCACCACGCACACTCTGACAGACTCACACGTGCCAGGTGTGGACACACAACCTGGCCTGCATGTCAAGGTTCACACACACGTGTCGCCTGACACTTTACCAGACCTTGACGGAGCATGTCAGGTGGAGCCACAGTGGGGGAGTCCTAAGTTTATTATGCCCTTAGCTCCCCTCAGTATCGGCTCCTCCCTGGTCTGTCAGACAAGCAGCGGCTTGGAAGGAGATCAAATTTGTGCCAAAAGGTCTTTCAATGACAACAGAGACCTCAGTTGTGATCACGTACAGCCCTGCGTTCTCTGGCCAACCTCGGATGGGATTACTGACAAGCCATTCCTGGAAGGTGATGAGGAGCTGAATCATAAAAAGGACAATACAGTAAACTCTGATGAGAAATCTTCACCAGAAGGACAACTGGACTTTCACACCGGCAACACTTCTGAGTGTTTCTtccatgaaagaaaaacaataattgAGGAGATTAATGACCTCAGTAGAGAACTATCAAACTTGGCTCATGTCCCTGCAGATCATTTCTTCATCTCAGAGAAGAACCGTGTCGCATTCATCACTTTAGAATTAAATGACCCATTTGTCTCCAGGCCTGCAAAACCAATCGCCTCAGCTGTCCCATCTGAGAAGGCTGAACTGAACCAGAGAACAGCCGAAAAGATGCCTCACAAAACTCACAAGAGCTCTGAGGGCAAAACGCGCTCCAAGAAGGACAAATCAGCTGGTCATCACCATGGTGCACAAGCTTCCAAGAAGCAGGAGATTTTATCTCATCATGTTTCAGCCCAGCAGACCTGCAAAGAGCAAGAAATCCATCCTCTTACTGGAGAAAATCATATCAGTGAGAACACTCCAGCTGGATTTGAGGACAGTCAAGCTAAATTGGGGGTTGAGACCAGTGTGTCAGCTGAGAGGGCTCCAGGCAAACCACacggaaaaaagaaaaagaaacacggTCAGAATGCAACAGCACTGAAGAGCGTAGGGGAGCCTCTGGTTGAAGTAGAGAATGGAGCGAAACAAAAGACAGCAAAAGGAAGAATTGATATGTTCGAGGCCAAGTTCGGTGCCAAAGCTGAGACGACTCAGAAGGACAGTGATCGGTCAGGTGGTGCTGAGAAAAAGTCCCAGCAACTGGAGGCTAAAACTTCTGAAGGAAAACAGCCTGCACATCATGCAGAGCATAAAGACCACCAGCCAAAAAACCTCACAGGTCCTCTGAGCGATGATGTTATTAAAAGACGACGCCTGTCAGAGGATAAGTTTGGGAAGATTGTCAGTGTTCTGGAGTCTAAATTACCAAAGACAGATGTTTCTGTCAAGGTGAAGGCAGAGGAGCCCAAGGCTGAAGCTGAGGCAACTCGTAAAAAGGCGTACAGTGAAGTGGTCAAACAGAAAATCCCACCTAAGGGAG ACCTCAAGGTGGTGCAGCCTATCCAGGCAGCATCAGTGAGCGGGGACCCCCAGAGTCTGTGCCTGTGGTGTCAGTTTGCAGCCGTCTTCTCCGACTACACCGTCACCTGGAGCAGAGAGGGCGGTGTCCTCGCTGAGATCAAGAGAAG TGCAGGGGATGAGAGCAGAGTGTCGCTCACCATCTCCAATGCTTCTCACAAAGACTTGGGCAAGTACCAGTGTCGGCTCAGCAGCTTACATGGATCAGTTACCCTGGACTACTTGCTAACATATGaag TGCTCAGTGAGATTGTCATTCCTCCATCTCCAAAGACCATCCCAT CTGCTCCCATAGAGGTggagagtgaggaagaggacgTCCACTGTTCCAGGCTGATGTTCAAAGACGATTTTCTATCTGACCAATACTTTGGAGACAAGCATCCCGTCAGCATCATCACTGAAAAGGTCCACTTTGGGGAGGGGATGCACCGGCGGGCTTTCCGGACCAAGCTGCACGCCGGTCAGATGCCCCTTCTACTGCCAGGACACTCCTGTGTGCTCAAAGTTCACAACGCCATCAGCTACGGGACCAGGAACAATGACGAGCTCGTTCAGAAGAACTTTACCTTGGCTGTGGAG GAGTGTCAGGTCCAGAACACAGCGAGAGAGTACATCAAGGCGtacactgctgcagctcagtctACTGAAGCCTTCGGAGATGTCCCAGA GATCATTCCCATCTACCTGGTTCACCGTCCATCAAACAACATCCCCTACGCTacactggaggaggagctgattGGTGACTTTGTCAAGTATTCGGTCAAGGACGGCAAAGAGATCAACCTGCTGAGACGTGACTCTGAGGCCGGACAGAAATGTTGTGCTTTCCAGCACTGGGTCTACCACAACACTGAGGGCAACCTGCTGGTCACAGACATGCAAG gagtGGGAATGAGGCTCACTGATGTGGGAATAGCCACCT ATATAAGGGCTTCAAAGGAAACTGTGCCACCTCCTTCATTGACCAGTTCAAGGCCTTGCACCAGTGCAATAGATACTGTGAGATCCTGGGCCTCAAATCCATGCAGCCTAAAGCCAAAAAACCTTTGTCTGGTCCAAAACCCAAACCCCAACCTTCTGCTGCACCGAAGAAAAAAACCTTTGGGCCAACAGTGA